In Panacibacter ginsenosidivorans, the following proteins share a genomic window:
- a CDS encoding carboxylesterase/lipase family protein — MKKITLLFAAVWGCFVAVAQTDYNFPVQKKIENGIIEGNYNTKEGLQLFFGIPFAKPPVGNLRWKAPQPVDNWKGVLQTKKFGPRPIQGIVFGDMSSRSAGLSEDCLYLNVWTSAKHDTKGLPVLVYFYGGGFVAGDGSEPRYDGASMAKKGIVAVTVNYRLNIFGFFSHPELSAEASYKGSGNYGLLDQNAALKWVQKNIAAFGGDPSKVTIAGESAGSISVTAQMASPLSKGLFAGAIGESGASINPTLSPVPLKDAEKTGLDFAKSINAPTLAQLRAMSTQELYEYYIASKRFGFPTVIDGYFYTKTVPETFKAGEQSKVPLLVGWNSAEIPGMAFTQGPYTDENYVKKVKEAYPKDYEEVLKLYPHGSEKEIELSATALASDRFIAYSTWKWFDLQRKYSNQPVYRYMFSRIRPPLADNSLTPGLAGGTVKRDANASKMPAPVGAAHASEIEYCMGNVYLVKDYAWTDDDYKVSATMEEYFANFIKTGNPNGKDLPNWPAALKDAPDPDIMIINVESKAVKATDDARYLFLDKAYGNN, encoded by the coding sequence AAACCGATTACAATTTTCCTGTTCAAAAGAAAATTGAAAACGGTATTATTGAAGGGAACTACAATACCAAAGAAGGATTACAATTATTCTTTGGTATCCCATTCGCCAAGCCACCTGTGGGAAACCTTAGATGGAAAGCACCACAGCCTGTTGACAACTGGAAAGGCGTTTTACAGACAAAAAAATTTGGGCCAAGGCCAATTCAGGGAATTGTATTTGGAGATATGAGCTCTAGATCTGCAGGCCTGAGTGAAGACTGTCTTTACCTCAATGTGTGGACGTCTGCAAAGCATGACACCAAAGGGCTCCCGGTACTGGTATATTTTTATGGAGGTGGCTTTGTAGCAGGCGATGGCTCTGAGCCAAGATATGATGGTGCAAGCATGGCAAAGAAAGGGATCGTTGCAGTAACGGTAAATTATCGGTTAAATATTTTCGGTTTCTTTTCACATCCTGAATTAAGTGCAGAAGCATCTTATAAAGGTTCCGGCAATTATGGTTTGCTTGATCAGAATGCTGCGTTAAAATGGGTGCAAAAAAATATTGCAGCTTTTGGTGGTGATCCTTCAAAAGTTACTATTGCGGGTGAATCTGCAGGTTCTATTTCTGTAACTGCACAAATGGCCTCGCCATTATCAAAAGGATTGTTTGCAGGCGCTATTGGTGAAAGTGGTGCATCGATTAATCCAACCTTATCTCCGGTACCACTTAAAGACGCAGAAAAAACAGGACTTGATTTTGCGAAAAGCATTAATGCGCCAACACTTGCACAGCTTAGAGCTATGAGTACACAGGAATTATATGAATATTATATTGCTTCAAAAAGATTTGGATTCCCTACAGTTATAGATGGTTATTTCTACACCAAAACAGTTCCTGAAACTTTTAAAGCCGGTGAACAATCTAAAGTTCCTTTGCTTGTGGGCTGGAATTCTGCTGAAATTCCCGGCATGGCTTTTACACAGGGGCCTTACACGGATGAGAATTATGTAAAAAAAGTAAAGGAAGCCTACCCTAAAGATTATGAAGAAGTATTGAAATTATACCCGCATGGTTCTGAAAAAGAAATTGAATTATCTGCTACTGCATTGGCTTCTGACAGGTTTATTGCTTACAGCACATGGAAATGGTTTGATCTGCAGAGAAAGTACAGCAACCAGCCTGTGTACAGGTATATGTTCTCACGCATAAGACCACCATTGGCTGATAATTCTCTTACACCGGGCCTCGCAGGCGGCACAGTAAAAAGAGATGCAAACGCATCTAAAATGCCCGCTCCTGTTGGTGCTGCACATGCTTCCGAGATCGAATATTGCATGGGCAATGTATACCTTGTAAAAGATTACGCATGGACGGATGATGATTATAAAGTATCAGCAACAATGGAAGAATATTTTGCAAACTTTATCAAAACAGGAAACCCTAACGGCAAAGACCTGCCTAACTGGCCTGCTGCATTAAAAGATGCACCTGACCCTGATATAATGATCATTAATGTAGAATCAAAAGCAGTGAAGGCAACAGATGATGCACGTTATCTTTTCTTAGATAAAGCGTATGGGAATAATTAG
- a CDS encoding endonuclease III domain-containing protein — MSKVDWPEAVKPLLKKYKDTKHPLDYGNTYQLLVMVVLSAQDSDKHINQIAPQFFAAFPNMEALSQATTDAIAELISDVRNFGNKSKWLSELSKKIKKDKNIPLTLDELTELPGIGRKSANVIKRESGAEAEGIIVDLHVVRVAPRLGIATGTDPKKIEKQMMDVLPQKQWDAGMAMSFLGREICRPTNPKCEVCVMNTVCAYYLGSK, encoded by the coding sequence ATGTCAAAAGTAGATTGGCCGGAAGCTGTAAAACCTTTACTCAAAAAATACAAAGACACAAAACATCCACTTGATTATGGCAACACCTATCAATTATTGGTAATGGTGGTTTTATCAGCACAGGACTCTGACAAACACATCAACCAGATTGCACCACAATTCTTTGCAGCATTTCCAAATATGGAAGCACTTTCACAAGCAACGACTGATGCAATTGCAGAACTCATCAGTGATGTGAGAAATTTTGGCAATAAATCAAAATGGTTAAGTGAGCTTTCAAAGAAAATAAAGAAGGATAAAAATATTCCGCTAACCCTTGATGAATTGACTGAGCTGCCTGGCATCGGCCGCAAATCTGCTAATGTTATCAAACGTGAATCTGGTGCGGAAGCAGAAGGAATTATTGTTGACCTGCATGTGGTACGTGTAGCACCAAGGCTTGGTATTGCAACGGGTACTGATCCCAAGAAAATTGAAAAACAAATGATGGATGTATTGCCGCAAAAGCAATGGGATGCAGGCATGGCCATGTCTTTTCTTGGCAGAGAAATTTGCAGGCCTACCAACCCCAAATGCGAAGTGTGTGTTATGAATACAGTGTGTGCTTATTACCTCGGCAGTAAGTAA
- a CDS encoding Gfo/Idh/MocA family oxidoreductase, whose product MAGNYSRSRRSFLRNAAGTVAAFTIVPRHVLGRGFIPPSDQLTKAVIGVGSMGRNHFAYAGTRVVAICDVDSNHLKEAAAMLDKDVKTFADHREVLALPEVDIVHIATPPHWHGIIAADAARAGKDIWCEKPMTRTIGEGKRLIEVVQQHQRIFRLNTWFRFTDEFYGMKTTVAPIKKLVQSGLLGWPLKVTVNKATGFDWKFYWVGKTNLETLPVPPELDYDRWLGPAPLKPYNPHRVHQTFRGYWDYDGGGLGDMGQHYIDPIQYFLGKDDTSPISVEIDAPVQDKDAVGIFNRIEYTYADGCKIILDGENKDVNAAYIEGPKGKLYPEFRSDIPDLQTKLAAFPDPAPQVTDFVEAVKQRKKFALNEMNGFRSCTIVNMGKIAWELNRSLKFDPVKQLFIDDAEANSYIDQPMRGDWKI is encoded by the coding sequence ATGGCAGGCAACTATTCCAGATCAAGAAGATCATTTCTCAGGAACGCAGCAGGCACTGTTGCAGCATTTACAATAGTTCCAAGACATGTATTGGGCCGTGGATTTATTCCACCTAGTGATCAGCTTACGAAAGCTGTGATTGGCGTAGGTTCTATGGGCCGCAACCATTTTGCTTATGCGGGCACCCGTGTGGTGGCAATTTGTGATGTGGACAGCAATCATTTGAAAGAAGCGGCTGCGATGCTGGATAAAGATGTAAAAACATTTGCTGATCACCGCGAAGTACTTGCCTTACCTGAAGTGGACATTGTACATATTGCTACACCACCACACTGGCACGGTATTATTGCAGCCGATGCAGCACGTGCAGGTAAAGATATCTGGTGCGAAAAGCCAATGACAAGAACAATTGGAGAAGGTAAACGGTTGATAGAAGTGGTTCAACAACATCAACGCATCTTTCGTTTAAATACATGGTTTCGTTTTACCGACGAATTCTATGGAATGAAAACAACCGTTGCACCAATAAAAAAATTAGTGCAAAGTGGTTTGCTTGGCTGGCCATTAAAAGTTACCGTGAATAAAGCCACCGGGTTCGACTGGAAATTTTATTGGGTGGGTAAAACAAATCTTGAAACATTGCCTGTTCCACCAGAATTGGATTATGACCGCTGGCTGGGACCTGCACCACTAAAGCCTTACAACCCGCATCGTGTGCACCAGACATTCCGTGGTTACTGGGATTATGATGGTGGAGGATTGGGTGATATGGGCCAGCATTACATTGACCCTATTCAGTATTTTTTGGGTAAAGATGATACCAGTCCTATCTCTGTTGAGATCGATGCGCCTGTGCAAGATAAAGATGCAGTGGGTATTTTCAACCGTATTGAATACACGTATGCAGATGGCTGCAAAATAATTTTAGATGGTGAGAATAAAGATGTAAACGCTGCTTACATAGAAGGACCAAAAGGGAAATTATATCCTGAATTCAGGTCTGATATTCCGGACCTGCAAACGAAGCTTGCGGCATTTCCGGACCCTGCACCACAGGTAACTGATTTTGTAGAAGCAGTAAAACAACGTAAAAAATTTGCATTGAATGAAATGAATGGTTTCCGCTCCTGCACTATTGTAAACATGGGAAAGATTGCGTGGGAACTGAATCGTTCATTAAAGTTTGATCCTGTTAAGCAATTATTTATTGATGATGCTGAAGCAAACAGCTATATAGATCAACCGATGCGGGGTGATTGGAAAATATGA
- a CDS encoding amidohydrolase family protein, with protein sequence MSYRKFQADQIFTGTQLLDGNNVLITDQKGIIEDIVSTQDAGDDIQKFSGVLSPGLINCHCHLELSHMKGLIPEKTGLVDFVFKVITERHFSEEEILDAIAKAEDEMLINGITAVGDICNNALTLHQKLKQRLAYYNFIEVSGWLPQIAGTRFERSKSFYDEFTHSQFTTHNSQPKTSLVPHAPYSVSNELWKYIQPYFDGKTISIHNQETAFEDELFLSNAGDFVRMYEMMKIDHSHFVLSGKSSLQSYFDKLAAAKNVILVHNTFTKQEDVAFINGESAIGNQQTFFCICINANLYIENSVPAIDMLMKNNCKMVLGTDSLASNHSLNLLDEMKSITQHFPHIALQTLLQWSTINGAKALQMDDVLGSFEKGKQPGVVLIDELYNQHITLSSAVKRII encoded by the coding sequence ATGAGTTACAGGAAATTCCAGGCAGACCAGATTTTTACAGGTACACAGCTGCTTGACGGTAATAATGTATTGATCACGGACCAAAAAGGTATAATAGAAGATATTGTTTCAACACAGGATGCCGGTGATGACATTCAAAAATTCAGCGGGGTATTATCACCCGGCCTTATCAATTGCCATTGTCACCTGGAATTAAGCCATATGAAAGGATTAATTCCGGAAAAAACAGGATTGGTTGATTTTGTTTTTAAAGTAATAACTGAAAGACATTTTAGCGAAGAAGAAATTTTAGATGCTATTGCAAAAGCTGAAGATGAAATGCTGATTAATGGAATTACGGCTGTTGGTGACATCTGTAATAATGCATTAACCCTGCACCAGAAATTAAAACAAAGATTAGCGTATTATAATTTTATAGAAGTAAGTGGCTGGCTGCCGCAAATCGCAGGAACACGTTTTGAAAGAAGCAAAAGTTTTTATGATGAGTTTACTCATTCACAATTCACAACTCACAATTCGCAACCCAAAACTTCTCTAGTTCCCCATGCCCCATATTCTGTTTCCAACGAATTATGGAAATACATACAACCTTATTTTGACGGGAAAACAATCAGCATTCACAACCAGGAAACTGCTTTTGAAGATGAATTGTTCCTGAGCAATGCAGGAGATTTTGTGCGTATGTATGAAATGATGAAGATCGATCATAGCCATTTTGTATTAAGTGGAAAAAGTAGCCTTCAATCTTACTTTGATAAATTGGCTGCAGCAAAGAATGTAATACTGGTACACAATACATTTACAAAGCAGGAAGATGTGGCCTTTATTAATGGTGAATCGGCAATCGGCAATCAGCAAACTTTTTTTTGTATATGCATCAATGCGAATTTATATATTGAGAATTCTGTACCTGCAATAGACATGCTGATGAAAAATAATTGTAAAATGGTTTTAGGCACAGACAGCCTTGCCAGTAATCACAGCCTTAATTTGCTGGATGAAATGAAAAGCATAACACAACATTTTCCACACATAGCGTTACAAACATTATTGCAATGGTCAACGATCAATGGTGCAAAAGCTTTGCAGATGGATGATGTATTAGGTAGTTTTGAAAAGGGGAAACAACCCGGAGTGGTACTGATTGATGAATTATATAATCAACATATTACTCTCAGCTCTGCAGTAAAACGAATTATATGA